From Triticum urartu cultivar G1812 chromosome 2, Tu2.1, whole genome shotgun sequence, a single genomic window includes:
- the LOC125536275 gene encoding histone deacetylase 5, whose amino-acid sequence MAAAAAAAPVGAAPRVGLLYDDRMCAHATPDGEKHPENPERLRAIRRKLDAEGVASRCVDMKAKEAKEKYIASVHTPNHIKLIRDISSKEYDYRRNKTARKFNSIYFNEGSSESAFLAAGSVIEVAEKVASGELSSAIALVRPPGHHAEHNEPMGFCLFNNVAIAANYLLNERPDLGINKILIVDWDVHHGNGTQKMFYSDPRVLFFSVHRFDYGSFYPCEGDASHCFIGEGAGEGYNINVPWEHGKCSDADYVAAWDHVLLPIAEAFDPDIILLSAGFDAAMGDPLGGCCITPDGYALLLTKLLGFAKGRIVMALEGGYNLKSIANSVCACTKVLLGDNFTYNSPRMQPFESTWRVIQMVRDELKAYWPVLSSKLPDNVPLRSAPSYIEPYASSGSESDVEDVSELPDAISSVNVTQVVDDVLSEHITMLKLDEDNLATKNTSSDSVQAQDDGPVVAATRIYDLLFTWRSALSKVYVWYASFGSNMWKPRFLCYIEGGKVDGMSISCFGSHDTSPPRGTMWKTVPHRLFFGRSSTPCWGTGGVAFLNPEINYNDESYVCMYKITLEQFNDVLFQENRLVKDNSEDGKLESPSSPLIGLSEIESVSSNKALHLEPIKDSWYSNVLHLGEEDGLPILTMTCPSTAVAQHKSGELPLAPPSETYSATLIKGLVEGKQLDTHEAANYISAAAARSL is encoded by the exons GTGCGTGGACATGAAGGCAAAGGAGGCCAAGGAAAAATATATAGCCTCTGTCCATACCCCAAATCATATAAAACTGATAAGGGATATCAGCTCGAAGGAGTATGATTACCGTCGAAACAAGACTGCTAGGAAATTCAATTCCATTTACTTCAACGAGGGCTCCTCAGAGTCTGCTTTCCTTGCAGCTGGTTCTGTCATCGAG GTTGCTGAGAAGGTTGCGTCTGGTGAGTTGAGTTCTGCTATCGCTCTAGTCAGACCTCCAGGCCACCATGCTGAACATAATGAGCCAATGGGATTTTGTCTCTTCAACAACGTGGCTATTGCTGCAAATTATCTCTTAAATGAGAGG CCTGACCTAGGTATCAACAAGATATTAATCGTCGATTGGGATGTTCATCATGGAAATGGCACACAGAAGATGTTTTATAGTGACCCTCGTGTATTGTTCTTTTCAGTGCACAG ATTTGATTACGGAAGCTTCTACCCTTGTGAAGGGGATGCATCTCACTGTTTCATTGGGGAAGGAGCTGGTGAAGGGTACAACATTAATGTGCCCTGGGAGCATGGTAAATGTAGTGATGCAGATTATGTTGCTGCATGGGACCATGTACTGCTTCCTATTGCAGAAGCATTTGATCCTGATATAATATTACTGTCTGCTGGGTTTGACGCAG CAATGGGTGATCCTCTTGGTGGTTGCTGCATCACTCCAGATGGATATGCACTGCTACTAACAAAG CTGTTAGGTTTTGCAAAAGGAAGGATTGTGATGGCTCTTGAAGGAGGTTATAACCTCAAGTCCATAGCAAACTCAGTTTGTGCTTGCACAAAAGTTTTGTTGGGAGATAACTTCACATATAACTCTCCACGGATGCAACCATTTGAATCTACATGGAGAGTCATACAAATG GTACGTGATGAATTAAAGGCATACTGGCCTGTTTTGAGCAGTAAGCTTCCGGATAATGTACCTTTGAGGAGTGCACCATCGTATATCGAG CCATACGCATCCTCTGGTTCTGAGTCTGATGTTGAAGATGTTAGTGAGCTTCCTGATGCTATTTCATCTGTCAATGTTACTCAAGTTGTTGATGATGTTTTAAGTGAACACATCACAATGTTGAAACTTGACGAAGATAACCTTGCGACGAAGAACACCTCAAGTGATTCAGTTCAAGCCCAAGACGACGGACCTGTTGTGGCGGCTACAAGAATATATGATCTACTATTTACTTGGAGATCAGCATTGTCAAAAGTTTATGTTTGGTATGCCAGCTTTGGTTCAAACATGTGGAAACCAAGGTTCTTGTGCTACATTGAAGGGGGGAAG GTTGATGGTATGAGTATATCATGCTTTGGTTCACATGACACAAGCCCACCAAGAGGTACCATGTGGAAGACTGTGCCTCATAGATTGTTTTTTGGGAGATCTTCTACCCCTTGCTGGGGTACCGGTGGTGTTGCTTTCCTCAACCCTGAGATAAACTACAATGATGAGTCATATGTCTGCATGTACAAAATAAC GCTTGAGCAGTTCAATGATGTATTGTTTCAAGAGAACAGGTTAGTGAAGGATAACAGCGAAGATGGAAAACTTGAGTCTCCCAGCTCTCCTTTGATTGGCTTGTCCGAAATAGAGTCTGTCTCTTCAAACAAAGCTCTTCATCTCGAACCTATCAAG GATAGCTGGTACTCCAATGTACTTCACCTTGGAGAGGAGGACGGCCTTCCAATCTTAACTATGAC ATGCCCCTCAACAGCTGTTGCGCAGCACAAATCCGGTGAGCTGCCATTAGCTCCTCCATCTGAGACCTACTCAGCCACTCTGATCAAGGGACTCGTGGAAGGGAAGCAGCTGGACACCCACGAGGCTGCCAACTACATCTCCGCTGCTGCCGCAAGAAGCCTGTGA